A portion of the Candidatus Eisenbacteria bacterium genome contains these proteins:
- the rpsI gene encoding 30S ribosomal protein S9 has protein sequence MTTATTNKPLTGRRKEAVARVRLVAGTGKVTVNGREVRAYLTRDSLVLIALSPLTATNTADKYDVAARVMGGGLTGQAGAIRMAIARALVRRDEALKAQLGRDGFLTRDSRMKERKKYGQPGARKRFQFSKR, from the coding sequence ATGACGACGGCAACGACGAACAAGCCCCTGACGGGCCGGCGGAAGGAAGCGGTCGCGCGCGTCCGCCTGGTCGCGGGCACGGGCAAGGTGACGGTGAACGGGCGCGAGGTGCGGGCCTACCTGACGCGCGACTCGCTCGTGCTCATCGCCCTGTCTCCGCTCACGGCGACGAACACGGCCGACAAGTACGACGTGGCGGCGCGGGTGATGGGCGGCGGGCTCACCGGCCAGGCCGGCGCGATCCGCATGGCGATCGCGCGCGCGCTCGTGCGCCGCGACGAAGCGCTCAAGGCTCAGCTCGGAAGGGACGGGTTCCTGACGCGCGATTCGCGCATGAAGGAACGCAAGAAGTACGGCCAGCCGGGCGCCCGCAAGCGGTTCCAGTTCAGCAAGCGCTAG